The Arachis hypogaea cultivar Tifrunner chromosome 14, arahy.Tifrunner.gnm2.J5K5, whole genome shotgun sequence genome has a segment encoding these proteins:
- the LOC112798218 gene encoding receptor-like kinase TMK4 isoform X1, translating into MAYLKSESKIIIGFYTLVLFFMTSVLSDEREAAYMLKLMNALKPPAWSNTKPVCDWIGVACNNQSGRIEQIFINSMSLTGTVPAGLNDSLSQLTYLDLSDNNLSGPVPSLANLSFLQVAYLDNNNFTTIPHGCFHGLTSLRHLSLNNNTNLPPWNFPTDLTAHSSHLHTLDLSSTNLKGSLPPNISHSFPVMEYLYLSNNNLSSIPEGCFHNLTSLTSLQLANNTNLSPWTFPLDLTHSSLQLYHLDLEATNLMGSLPYLSHFFPHLNLVSLSNNNLSSIPEGCFHNLTSLNVLSLANNTNLRPWTFPDLIQSTKIQELNLVATNLMGSLPEIFDSLPSLETLLLSNNSLTGVLPESFGRPNKITTLHLNDQKGKGFSGTMDVLSNMIDLSEAWLQGNSFDGYIPDMSRCTALQDLRLAHNRFTGVIPHSLINLRNLQTVTLNNNFFQGPMPIFSVITESTNVGDNTTDAFCRDNFDPCDERVTILLEIASAFGYPYLLASSWRGNNPCHNWSFVACTATMITTVNLTRQNLTGTISGAFGKLTHLENLYLSGNNLKGSIPENLTTLHQLKNLDVSHNNLSGKIPHFSRGVYLNTEGNPLFKRNPPAWIKGAIAAAAGIGGLVSLVIVICNRKRCLSFLQWILWKKTGPFIDNEFEEFMKIYGSLMLRRYSYSEVKSMTNSFRDKLGRGGYGIVYKACLSDGCPVAVKVLTESSGSGEEFLNEVASIGRTSHMNIVSLLGFCYEKYKRALIYEFMPNGSLDKFIYKQESPNAICILDWNTLFQITIGIARGLEYLHRGCATKILHLDIKPQNILLDEDFCPKIADFGLAKICKKKESIVSIQGTRGTPGYIAPEVFSRTFGKVSHKSDVYSYGMLILELVGGRKNYDTGGSLTNEMYFPDWIYKDLEEQNILGRGLSTTEEENDMIKKITLVSLWCIQTNPLDRPSINKVVEMLEGPLQSVPYPPKPVLYSPQMSISQFSRISYNSTDEEDSEIVEETISINNSKFAK; encoded by the exons ATGGCATACCTTAAATCAGAATCCAAAATTATTATTGGCTTTTATACTCTTGTGCTCTTCTTCATGACCTCTGTCCTTTCTGATGAACGAGAAGCTGCATACATGTTGAAGCTTATGAATGCACTCAAACCCCCTGCCTGGTCCAACACGAAGCCCGTGTGCGACTGGATAGGCGTGGCTTGCAACAATCAAAGTGGAAGGATTGAACAGATCTTTATCAATTCAATGTCACTGACGGGAACAGTTCCTGCAGGCCTCAACGACTCCCTCTCCCAACTCACATATCTCGATCTCTCCGACAATAATCTGAGTGGGCCTGTTCCCTCTCTCGCCAACCTCTCTTTCCTCCAAGTAGCGTACCTCGACAACAACAACTTCACCACCATCCCTCATGGTTGCTTCCATGGTCTTACTAGTTTGCGGCACTTGAGCTTGAATAACAACACCAACCTCCCACCATGGAACTTTCCTACCGATTTGACTGCTCACTCCTCCCATCTCCATACCCTCGACCTGTCTTCTACAAATCTCAAAGGCTCCTTACCACCAAACATATCCCATTCCTTCCCAGTTATGGAGTATCTTTATCTCTCTAACAACAACCTCTCCTCCATTCCTGAGGGTTGCTTCCACAACCTAACCAGTTTGACTAGTCTCCAGTTGGCCAACAACACCAACCTCTCACCATGGACCTTCCCCCTCGATTTGACTCATTCCTCATTGCAACTCTACCACCTCGACCTCGAGGCTACAAATCTCATGGGATCCCTACCATACTTGTCTCATTTCTTCCCACATTTGAACCTAGTCTCACTCTCTAACAACAACCTCTCCTCCATCCCTGAGGGTTGCTTCCACAACCTAACCAGTTTGAATGTCCTCTCTTTGGCCAACAACACCAACCTCAGACCATGGACCTTCCCCGACTTGATTCAGTCCACAAAAATACAAGAGCTCAATCTTGTTGCTACAAATCTCATGGGCTCTCTACCAGAAATATTTGACTCATTGCCAAGTTTGGAGACTCTTCTGCTCTCCAACAACAGCCTCACCGGTGTCTTGCCTGAGTCTTTTGGAAGACCCAATAAGATTACCACATTGCACCTCAACGACCAGAAGGGCAAAGGATTTTCAGGTACAATGGATGTCCTTTCAAATATGATCGATTTGTCTGAGGCGTGGCTTCAGGGGAACTCCTTTGATGGATATATCCCTGACATGTCTCGTTGTACCGCTTTACAAGATTTACGACTTGCGCACAATCGATTTACAGGTGTCATTCCACATTCTCTGATAAATCTCAGGAACCTGCAAACTGTTACTTTGAACAACAACTTTTTTCAGGGCCCTATGCCTATCTTTTCCGTAATTACCGAGAGTACGAATGTTGGAGATAACACCACCGATGCCTTTTGTCGAGACAACTTTGATCCTTGTGACGAGAGAGTTACCATTTTGCTTGAAATTGCATCTGCATTTGGATATCCTTATTTGTTGGCCAGTTCATGGCGAGGAAATAATCCATGTCATAATTGGAGTTTTGTTGCATGTACTGCGACTATGATTACAACCGTGAATTTGACAAGGCAGAATTTGACAGGAACTATCTCGGGTGCGTTTGGTAAATTAACTCATTTGGAAAACTTGTATCTGAGTGGTAACAATTTAAAAGGTTCAATACCTGAAAACTTGACCACTCTTCATCAGCTCAAGAATCTCGATGTCTCCCACAACAACTTATCAGGAAAAATTCCCCATTTCTCACGTGGAGTATACCTGAATACTGAAGGTAACCCTTTGTTCAAGAGAAATCCACCTGCTTGGATCAAAG GCGCAATAGCAGCAGCAGCAGGTATTGGAGGTCTTGTTTCCTTGGTTATAGTTATTTGTAACCGAAAGAGGTGTCTTAGCTTCTTACAATGGATTTTGTGGAAGAAAACAGGACCATTTATTGATAatgaatttgaagaatttatgaaaatttatggATCTTTGATGTTAAGGAGATATAGTTATTCTGAAGTGAAAAGCATGACAAACTCATTTCGTGATAAATTAGGAAGAGGAGGATATGGCATTGTATACAAAGCATGCTTAAGTGATGGTTGTCCAGTAGCAGTGAAGGTGTTGACCGAATCTAGCGGAAGTGGGGAGGAATTCCTGAATGAGGTAGCTAGTATTGGTAGAACTTCTCATATGAATATTGTCTCGCTGTTGGGATTTTGCTATGAAAAATATAAAAGGGCACTCATCTATGAATTCATGCCAAATGGTTCTTTGGATAAGTTTATCTATAAACAAGAATCTCCCAATGCTATTTGTATTTTGGATTGGAATACATTATTTCAAATTACAATTGGTATTGCACGAGGATTAGAATATTTGCACCGAGGATGTGCGACAAAAATTTTGCATCTTGATATTAAACCTCAAAATATTCTGTTAGATGAAGATTTTTGTCCAAAAATTGCTGATTTTGGATTGGCAAAAATATGCAAAAAGAAAGAGAGTATTGTATCTATACAAGGTACAAGAGGAACTCCTGGATACATTGCACCAGAAGTATTTAGCCGAACCTTTGGTAAAGTTTCTCACAAATCTGATGTGTATAGTTATggaatgttgattcttgaattgGTGGGAGGTAGAAAGAACTACGACACCGGCGGATCACTTACCAATGAAATGTACTTTCCAGATTGGATTTACAAGGATCTCGAAGAGCAAAATATCCTTGGACGGGGTTTGTCCACTACTGAAGAAGAAAATGATATGATAAAGAAAATTACTTTGGTGAGTTTATGGTGCATTCAAACAAATCCATTGGATAGACCATCAATAAACAAAGTAGTAGAAATGTTAGAAGGACCACTTCAGTCAGTGCCATATCCTCCAAAACCTGTCTTATATTCTCCTCAAATGTCTATCTCACAGTTTTCACGAATCTCCTATAACAGTACAGATGAGGAGGATTCTGAGATTGTTGAGGAGACTATTTCCATCAATAATTCAAAATTTGCAAAATAA
- the LOC112798218 gene encoding receptor-like kinase TMK2 isoform X2 gives MAYLKSESKIIIGFYTLVLFFMTSVLSDEREAAYMLKLMNALKPPAWSNTKPVCDWIGVACNNQSGRIEQIFINSMSLTGTVPAGLNDSLSQLTYLDLSDNNLSGPVPSLANLSFLQVAYLDNNNFTTIPHGCFHGLTSLRHLSLNNNTNLPPWNFPTDLTAHSSHLHTLDLSSTNLKGSLPPNISHSFPVMEYLYLSNNNLSSIPEGCFHNLTSLTSLQLANNTNLSPWTFPLDLTHSSLQLYHLDLEATNLMGSLPYLSHFFPHLNLVSLSNNNLSSIPEGCFHNLTSLNVLSLANNTNLRPWTFPDLIQSTKIQELNLVATNLMGSLPEIFDSLPSLETLLLSNNSLTGVLPESFGRPNKITTLHLNDQKGKGFSGVIPHSLINLRNLQTVTLNNNFFQGPMPIFSVITESTNVGDNTTDAFCRDNFDPCDERVTILLEIASAFGYPYLLASSWRGNNPCHNWSFVACTATMITTVNLTRQNLTGTISGAFGKLTHLENLYLSGNNLKGSIPENLTTLHQLKNLDVSHNNLSGKIPHFSRGVYLNTEGNPLFKRNPPAWIKGAIAAAAGIGGLVSLVIVICNRKRCLSFLQWILWKKTGPFIDNEFEEFMKIYGSLMLRRYSYSEVKSMTNSFRDKLGRGGYGIVYKACLSDGCPVAVKVLTESSGSGEEFLNEVASIGRTSHMNIVSLLGFCYEKYKRALIYEFMPNGSLDKFIYKQESPNAICILDWNTLFQITIGIARGLEYLHRGCATKILHLDIKPQNILLDEDFCPKIADFGLAKICKKKESIVSIQGTRGTPGYIAPEVFSRTFGKVSHKSDVYSYGMLILELVGGRKNYDTGGSLTNEMYFPDWIYKDLEEQNILGRGLSTTEEENDMIKKITLVSLWCIQTNPLDRPSINKVVEMLEGPLQSVPYPPKPVLYSPQMSISQFSRISYNSTDEEDSEIVEETISINNSKFAK, from the exons ATGGCATACCTTAAATCAGAATCCAAAATTATTATTGGCTTTTATACTCTTGTGCTCTTCTTCATGACCTCTGTCCTTTCTGATGAACGAGAAGCTGCATACATGTTGAAGCTTATGAATGCACTCAAACCCCCTGCCTGGTCCAACACGAAGCCCGTGTGCGACTGGATAGGCGTGGCTTGCAACAATCAAAGTGGAAGGATTGAACAGATCTTTATCAATTCAATGTCACTGACGGGAACAGTTCCTGCAGGCCTCAACGACTCCCTCTCCCAACTCACATATCTCGATCTCTCCGACAATAATCTGAGTGGGCCTGTTCCCTCTCTCGCCAACCTCTCTTTCCTCCAAGTAGCGTACCTCGACAACAACAACTTCACCACCATCCCTCATGGTTGCTTCCATGGTCTTACTAGTTTGCGGCACTTGAGCTTGAATAACAACACCAACCTCCCACCATGGAACTTTCCTACCGATTTGACTGCTCACTCCTCCCATCTCCATACCCTCGACCTGTCTTCTACAAATCTCAAAGGCTCCTTACCACCAAACATATCCCATTCCTTCCCAGTTATGGAGTATCTTTATCTCTCTAACAACAACCTCTCCTCCATTCCTGAGGGTTGCTTCCACAACCTAACCAGTTTGACTAGTCTCCAGTTGGCCAACAACACCAACCTCTCACCATGGACCTTCCCCCTCGATTTGACTCATTCCTCATTGCAACTCTACCACCTCGACCTCGAGGCTACAAATCTCATGGGATCCCTACCATACTTGTCTCATTTCTTCCCACATTTGAACCTAGTCTCACTCTCTAACAACAACCTCTCCTCCATCCCTGAGGGTTGCTTCCACAACCTAACCAGTTTGAATGTCCTCTCTTTGGCCAACAACACCAACCTCAGACCATGGACCTTCCCCGACTTGATTCAGTCCACAAAAATACAAGAGCTCAATCTTGTTGCTACAAATCTCATGGGCTCTCTACCAGAAATATTTGACTCATTGCCAAGTTTGGAGACTCTTCTGCTCTCCAACAACAGCCTCACCGGTGTCTTGCCTGAGTCTTTTGGAAGACCCAATAAGATTACCACATTGCACCTCAACGACCAGAAGGGCAAAGGATTTTCAG GTGTCATTCCACATTCTCTGATAAATCTCAGGAACCTGCAAACTGTTACTTTGAACAACAACTTTTTTCAGGGCCCTATGCCTATCTTTTCCGTAATTACCGAGAGTACGAATGTTGGAGATAACACCACCGATGCCTTTTGTCGAGACAACTTTGATCCTTGTGACGAGAGAGTTACCATTTTGCTTGAAATTGCATCTGCATTTGGATATCCTTATTTGTTGGCCAGTTCATGGCGAGGAAATAATCCATGTCATAATTGGAGTTTTGTTGCATGTACTGCGACTATGATTACAACCGTGAATTTGACAAGGCAGAATTTGACAGGAACTATCTCGGGTGCGTTTGGTAAATTAACTCATTTGGAAAACTTGTATCTGAGTGGTAACAATTTAAAAGGTTCAATACCTGAAAACTTGACCACTCTTCATCAGCTCAAGAATCTCGATGTCTCCCACAACAACTTATCAGGAAAAATTCCCCATTTCTCACGTGGAGTATACCTGAATACTGAAGGTAACCCTTTGTTCAAGAGAAATCCACCTGCTTGGATCAAAG GCGCAATAGCAGCAGCAGCAGGTATTGGAGGTCTTGTTTCCTTGGTTATAGTTATTTGTAACCGAAAGAGGTGTCTTAGCTTCTTACAATGGATTTTGTGGAAGAAAACAGGACCATTTATTGATAatgaatttgaagaatttatgaaaatttatggATCTTTGATGTTAAGGAGATATAGTTATTCTGAAGTGAAAAGCATGACAAACTCATTTCGTGATAAATTAGGAAGAGGAGGATATGGCATTGTATACAAAGCATGCTTAAGTGATGGTTGTCCAGTAGCAGTGAAGGTGTTGACCGAATCTAGCGGAAGTGGGGAGGAATTCCTGAATGAGGTAGCTAGTATTGGTAGAACTTCTCATATGAATATTGTCTCGCTGTTGGGATTTTGCTATGAAAAATATAAAAGGGCACTCATCTATGAATTCATGCCAAATGGTTCTTTGGATAAGTTTATCTATAAACAAGAATCTCCCAATGCTATTTGTATTTTGGATTGGAATACATTATTTCAAATTACAATTGGTATTGCACGAGGATTAGAATATTTGCACCGAGGATGTGCGACAAAAATTTTGCATCTTGATATTAAACCTCAAAATATTCTGTTAGATGAAGATTTTTGTCCAAAAATTGCTGATTTTGGATTGGCAAAAATATGCAAAAAGAAAGAGAGTATTGTATCTATACAAGGTACAAGAGGAACTCCTGGATACATTGCACCAGAAGTATTTAGCCGAACCTTTGGTAAAGTTTCTCACAAATCTGATGTGTATAGTTATggaatgttgattcttgaattgGTGGGAGGTAGAAAGAACTACGACACCGGCGGATCACTTACCAATGAAATGTACTTTCCAGATTGGATTTACAAGGATCTCGAAGAGCAAAATATCCTTGGACGGGGTTTGTCCACTACTGAAGAAGAAAATGATATGATAAAGAAAATTACTTTGGTGAGTTTATGGTGCATTCAAACAAATCCATTGGATAGACCATCAATAAACAAAGTAGTAGAAATGTTAGAAGGACCACTTCAGTCAGTGCCATATCCTCCAAAACCTGTCTTATATTCTCCTCAAATGTCTATCTCACAGTTTTCACGAATCTCCTATAACAGTACAGATGAGGAGGATTCTGAGATTGTTGAGGAGACTATTTCCATCAATAATTCAAAATTTGCAAAATAA